The genomic interval TCCTGGGACAGGTCTGAACTCAGGGTTTTTACTCAGTCCGCCGCCGCCCGCCCTCAATCTTCATCCCCACGGACCGATAATCCTTGTGGATGAGGGTCTTTGAATGAAGTGGAAGCAAAAATCAAGTCTCGGCGCTCAATTCACAGCGCGCACCCTGTTTATATTTATGGGTGTTACGGGCTTTTTTGCCACGCTCTTTCAATGGCTGGATCGTTATCAGTGGATGACCTCGGCCCACCTCATCACCCTCTTCGGCATGTCTTCGCTTCTGGTTCTGGGCGTCGCGCTCTACATCAACAGCCATCTGCTTTTGGTGCGTCCCCTGCACGATCTGCAGAAACGTCTGCAATCGTTCCAGGTGAAAAATATTCTGGAAAAGGAAATCTTTTTCGAAGTCAAACGCGATGCCACGGGTGAATTTGAAGAACTCGAAAACATGTTCATCATGTATTTCCGTCAGCTGCAGATCGAGCATCGTGAAGCGCTCGTGGCCAAGAATAATCTCGCCAGTCTCAATAAGAATCTGGAACGCGAGCTGAAGCTTCGGAAAACGCAGCTGGAAGAGCAGATCGCCAAGTCCTTCAATGACAGAAAGCTCGCGGCCCTGGGTGAAATGGCTGGCGGCATTGCCCATGAAATCAACAATCCGCTGGCCATCCTCGTCGGCCGCGCGGGTCAGCTGCGAAAATTCATGAGTGCTTTGAACTGTGATCAGGCGCAGGCCGAGATGATCCTGAACAGCATCGAGAAAACGATCTTCCGCATCCAGGAAGCGATCACCGACCTTGAAACCATAGCCAGCAACCCTTCCACAGAAGAAATCAAGGTGCTGCACTTCGGGCGCCTTCTGCAAAGGATTCGTGACCTCAGCATCAATCGCTATGCCCCGCGTGGCATCCGCGTGGACTTCCCCGAAACGTTTGAAGCCGTGATTGAAGCGCGTGAAGTGGAATTGGCCCAGGCCTTCCTTTACCTGATTGAAAATGCCGCGGATGCCGCCACGAATTCCGAAACACCGTGGCTGCGGGTCGAGGTGCAGAATCTGGATGCGCGGACCTTGCGCGTTCGACTCATTGATAGCGGTCAGGGCGTGCCTGAAGACGTGCGCGAGAAAATCTTCCAGCCCTTCTTTACCACGAAGGAAGTGGGACAGGGTCGTGGTGTCGGCCTGAGCCTGGCCATGAGTATCATTGATAGTCACGGCGGTCGTCTCTATTTTGATTTCACTCAGCCGCAAACCACAGTCTGCGTGGAACTCCCGTTATCGCAGCAAAATCAACTCGCCGCCTAAAGAACAGTTCGCTATAATGCCCCCAAACCATTGAAAGCAGGAGAAGCAGACATGGCAAGAACGCGCGCACTCGTGGAATCTGATCTCGCCAAAGCCAGCAAGCTGATGAAAGATTTCGAGGCCAAACTTGGCGGCAAACCGGATAAAAAAACCCTGCGTCATGATGCAGGCTGGCGTCGTCTGCGGGCGCAGGTTGATAAGTATAAAAACCAGCTGCACTTCATCGACAAGCGCAATAAAAAGCCTGAACCCAAGGCTTAAGGCTGGCTACAGCCACCAGCGCGATTCCTCGAGCAGAGGATGATGCAGGACCTCGAGGATATCGAGGTCAGCCTCGCAA from Oligoflexus sp. carries:
- a CDS encoding sensor histidine kinase — protein: MKWKQKSSLGAQFTARTLFIFMGVTGFFATLFQWLDRYQWMTSAHLITLFGMSSLLVLGVALYINSHLLLVRPLHDLQKRLQSFQVKNILEKEIFFEVKRDATGEFEELENMFIMYFRQLQIEHREALVAKNNLASLNKNLERELKLRKTQLEEQIAKSFNDRKLAALGEMAGGIAHEINNPLAILVGRAGQLRKFMSALNCDQAQAEMILNSIEKTIFRIQEAITDLETIASNPSTEEIKVLHFGRLLQRIRDLSINRYAPRGIRVDFPETFEAVIEAREVELAQAFLYLIENAADAATNSETPWLRVEVQNLDARTLRVRLIDSGQGVPEDVREKIFQPFFTTKEVGQGRGVGLSLAMSIIDSHGGRLYFDFTQPQTTVCVELPLSQQNQLAA